TACTCAACTGCCTCAAAGCCGACCTGCACCGCATCTTCGAGAGCCAGATCATCACCGATCTGCTGAAGGTCCTCGGCTGCGGCGCGGAGGTCAAGAGCGGCAAGAAGGAGGTCTCCTCCTTCGACCTCGACCGCCTCAACTGGAGCAAGGTCATCATCTGCACCGACGCCGACGTCGACGGCTACCAGATACGCACGCTGATACTTACGATGCTCTACCGCCTCGTGCCTACGCTTATCGAGAAGGGGCTCGTCTATATCGCCGAGTCGCCGCTCTACGAGATAAACGCGGACAAGACCTATTTCGCCTACACCGAGAAGGAGAAGCAGGACGTGCTCGACCGCATTCAGGGGCAGAAGTTCACGATACAGCGCTCCAAGGGGCTCGGCGAGAACGAGCCGGACATGATGTGGCTGACCACAATGAACCCCGATACGCGCCGCCTGATACGCGTTTCCACCGACGACGTCGCGGAGATGGAGTATATGTTCAATACGCTGCTCGGCGACGACCTCGCCGAGAGGAAGGACTATATTTCCAGGTTCGGCAGCAGGTATCTGGATTTGACGGACGTAAGCTAGGCGTGCTTTGCACGCAGTGATATTGCCGGCTGCGCCGGCAGTGATATTATCGCTTCGCGACAGTGATATTGCGGCTTCGCCGCAGTGATATTGACGCTTTGCGTCAGTTAATGAGCAAATCGGCAGAGCCGATTTGAATATATTCGCCGCCTGCGGCGGCCTGCGTAGGGACGAGCATTGCTCGTCCGGAAACGGCGCGATTTGCGGAAGTGAGCGCGTTGCAGGGGCGATCTTGATCGCCGGCGCATTTACGCTCCGGCGCGGGAAACACGCTTTTGAACCGAGAGTGAGCGCGACGCAATATGACAACAAACAGTATAATCATCCTTATATTCTACCCACAGTATAACTCCAAAAGGAGCTGAAACGTATGAATTATGACCTTATCACCATCCTGATCGTCGCGGGAGTCGCGGCGGTCGCGTTCCTGCCGACGATACCGCTGATGCTGCTGCCCTGCGTGCGCCGTCTGCGCGGGTGGGCGAAGGCGTGGACGTGGATCTTCGCCTGCGCCGTCTACCTGCTCAACGCGGGGCTCGTCGCCTGTTGGGCGGGGGACATAATCCAGAACCGCGGCGGAGACCTCTCCGTCATATCCTTTTACGCATATATCGTGCTGTATCTGCTCGCGCCGGTATTCTACTCGGTGTTTTTCCGCGAAGGCAAGCGCTCGATAGTCTATCCGGCGATAATAACCTTCCTGGCGGCCGCGGGCGGGATCGCGCTCGGGCTGGTGCCGCTTTTCTACGGCATAAACAGCGAATTCAGCACGCTGACGAAGGTGCTCGGCGTCGCGGGGATATTCGTGCCGCAGCTTGCGACGGCGGCACTCTACAGCGTGATGATGACGCTTTCGTATAAGTATTACAAGAGCGGCGAAGCGGACTATTGAGCTCTCTGCGTTCCGATTGTTCCACGTGGAACAATCGGAACTTCGTTCGCAGTGATATTGATGCTTTGCATCAGTGATATTATCGCTCCGCGATAGTGATATTGCGGCTTCGCCGTCAGTGATATTGACGCTGCGCGTCAGTTAAGGAGCAAATCGGCAAAGCCGATTTGAATTATTCAAATTGCCTGCGGCAATTTGTTCCTTCGCTGCGAGCGGAGCGATGCAATTCAGCTATCGCACAGCGATAATTCAGCTGACGGCGGCAGCCGTCAATTTAGCTCGTGCGAAGCACGAATTTAGCTGTTTTGCGCCTGCGGCAAGGCGCCCGTCAGGATGGCGGCAAACACATCATAAGGAGCGTCATCAATGTCAATTATCACGCAAAACAACGACGTCATCGCCGCGATCGCGACACCGCGAGGGAACGCGGCGATCGCCGTTATACGCGTAAGCGGCGAAGGCGCGATCGCGCTCTGCGACGGCGTTTTCGCGCCGAAGGCGGGCGGCCCGCTCGCTTCGCGGAGGGGCTGGACCTGCGCGCTCGGCGAAATACGCGACGGCAGCGAGACCGTCGACACCGTCGTGGCGACCGTCTACCGCGCGCCGAAGTCCTACACCGGCGAGGACTGCGTAGAATTCGCCTGCCACGGCGGCGTTTTCGTCACCGAGCGGGTGCTCGAAACGCTGCTCAAGGCGGGCGCGAGGCAGGCGAGGGGCGGCGAATTCTCCAAGCGCGCCTTCCTCAACGGGCGGCTCGGGCTGACCGAGGCGGAATCCGTCATGAGCGTCGTTTCCGCGCGCTCCGCGGAGGCGCTGAAGCTCGCCAACAGGCAGGCCGGAGGCGCGCTCGACCGCGGTCTGCGCGAGCTTCGCGACGCCGCGAACGAAATCCTGATACACATATCCGCGGAGGCGGATTTTCCCGAGGAGGAGATACCCGAACTGCCGCGCGGCGAGGCGGTCGATAAGCTTTTCGACCTCTCCGACCGCTGTCTGAAGCTCGCCGGCACATACGAGGGCGGGCTGGCGCTCACCGAGGGCGTCGACGCGGTCATCGCGGGGCGCGCCAACGTCGGCAAGTCCACGCTGATGAACCTCCTCGCCGGGCGCGAACGCAGCATAGTTTCCGACGTCCCCGGCACGACGCGCGACGTGGTGGAAAGCGCCGTAGTATGCGGCGGCGTGCTGCTGAAGCTCGCCGATACCGCCGGGCTCCGCGACGCGCCGGAGGAAATCGAGCGCAGGGGAGTCGAGCTCGCGAACGCCCGGCTGGACGCCGCCTCGCTGGTCATCGCCGTCTTCGACGGCTCGGAGGAGCTCAAGGACGAGGACTTCTCATTATTGAAGAGAGCGCCGCAGATCGCGGTAATAAACAAGTGCGACAAGCCGCGCAGGATAGACGCTTCGCCGATAGAGGACGAATGCGCCTTCGTCGTGGAGATGTGCGCGAAGACGGGGCGGGGCCTCGACGCCCTCGCGGAGGCCGTCCGCGCGGTCACCGGCGCGGACGATTTCGACGACGCGGACGGGTGGTGCGCCTCCCTGCACCAGCGCGGCTGCCTGCGGAAGGCGGGCGAGGGGCTCGCCGCGGCGGGACTTGCGCTGAAGCGCGGCTTCGAGGCGGATATCGCCGCCGTCGACCTGCGCGAAGCTGTCTCCGCGCTCGACGAGTGCGCCGGCAGGAACGTCGCCGACGACGTGATAGACGGGATATTCAGCACGTTCTGCGTGGGAAAGTAGCTCTCTGCGTTCCGATTGTTCCACGTGGAACAATCGGAACTTCATTCGCAGTGATATTGACGGCTGCGCCGTCAGTGATATTATCGCTCCGCGATAGTGATATTGCGGCTTCGCCGCAGTGATATTGACGCTGCGCGTCAGTTAAGGAGCAAATCGGCGGAGCCGAT
The genomic region above belongs to Clostridia bacterium and contains:
- the mnmE gene encoding tRNA uridine-5-carboxymethylaminomethyl(34) synthesis GTPase MnmE — translated: MSIITQNNDVIAAIATPRGNAAIAVIRVSGEGAIALCDGVFAPKAGGPLASRRGWTCALGEIRDGSETVDTVVATVYRAPKSYTGEDCVEFACHGGVFVTERVLETLLKAGARQARGGEFSKRAFLNGRLGLTEAESVMSVVSARSAEALKLANRQAGGALDRGLRELRDAANEILIHISAEADFPEEEIPELPRGEAVDKLFDLSDRCLKLAGTYEGGLALTEGVDAVIAGRANVGKSTLMNLLAGRERSIVSDVPGTTRDVVESAVVCGGVLLKLADTAGLRDAPEEIERRGVELANARLDAASLVIAVFDGSEELKDEDFSLLKRAPQIAVINKCDKPRRIDASPIEDECAFVVEMCAKTGRGLDALAEAVRAVTGADDFDDADGWCASLHQRGCLRKAGEGLAAAGLALKRGFEADIAAVDLREAVSALDECAGRNVADDVIDGIFSTFCVGK